From Rutidosis leptorrhynchoides isolate AG116_Rl617_1_P2 chromosome 3, CSIRO_AGI_Rlap_v1, whole genome shotgun sequence, a single genomic window includes:
- the LOC139900330 gene encoding uncharacterized protein: MYYPKGCVKIYYELVSANVTYESASSAFEYCREVEKQNKYSKPMVWIGIYIALASILCIIAMGADLLHGLRKKKLWFPSKYFTLNAASITIITVTMKLPVDLNTYMPDYLDQATKLGSMAFMCTMMANFMPSLASMDNNTLLANVIGLVILVITIVVNICIEISTGVIDNDKEIGFPNSKNYYISSSTFAYIYVSMLLWLLIIMISSAIAIPSFKRILEIKYQAKGKRTLDSQDNLTSSMVEKLRQYVRRYWVMAESGSPQFVMASNTLSSTSGIICVLCLVLELPIIVKYIEDWSFIYAPGSDYKWSMFFIAIAQSIGVVVGSIAPIFRCFTIINFKLFTNWNKNYFMVFKVEKYWIQKLCDWKESHITFLSRGSWSTTFIRNFRNLFLGLCIGIQKVIIVSSKMMGLIPTVIVILFMYCSYCWKSLVARLFKIPIVVGKDNVNQDLTDCVLQLEDEKELGDRTLNRISNTVNNLIQKAKKEQNKDLLVFLDTSTGFKGVEKFDSDQVEDISCIKLANIWSLPVVTLTCIAISLPNIPKKNVDRLLKNVRAGLSYTHQVEEIINNTNEYGNIQKAGMTLWHEVEEKCMWLNNTMEESAFRGKTPVEIL; this comes from the coding sequence ATGTACTATCCTAAAGGTTGTGTGAAGATTTACTATGAACTGGTATCTGCAAACGTCACATACGAATCTGCATCCTCCGCATTTGAATATTGTAGAGAGGTGGAAAAACAGAACAAGTATAGCAAACCAATGGTGTGGATTGGCATCTACATCGCTCTAGCGTCAATTTTGTGCATCATTGCCATGGGAGCTGATTTGTTACATGGTCTTCGAAAGAAAAAATTGTGGTTTCCATCAAAGTATTTCACACTCAATGCTGCTTCTATTACTATAATAACTGTCACCATGAAATTGCCTGTGGATCTTAATACTTATATGCCAGATTATTTAGACCAAGCAACCAAGTTAGGAAGTATGGCCTTCATGTGCACGATGATGGCTAATTTTATGCCTTCTTTGGCATCTATGGACAACAACACACTTCTTGCAAACGTCATAGGTTTGGTTATTCTCGTAATCACTATTGTTGTGAATATTTGCATCGAGATTAGTACCGGTGTTATAGATAATGATAAAGAAATTGGTTTTCCAAACTCTAAAAACTACTATATAAGTTCCTCTACGTTCGCATACATCTATGTGAGTATGTTATTGTGGTTATTAATAATCATGATTTCATCAGCTATAGCAATTCCTTCTTTTAAGCGAATCTTAGAAATTAAGTATCAAGCCAAAGGCAAAAGAACTTTAGACAGTCAAGATAACTTAACGTCGTCTATGGTTGAGAAACTAAGACAATATGTTAGAAGATATTGGGTTATGGCAGAAAGTGGTAGCCCTCAATTTGTGATGGCTAGTAACACGCTATCCTCTACTTCTGGAATAATTTGTGTACTTTGTCTAGTATTGGAACTACCTATAATAGTAAAATACATAGAGGATTGGAGTTTTATTTATGCGCCTGGGTCAGATTATAAGTGGTCAATGTTTTTTATTGCTATAGCACAGTCAATTGGAGTTGTAGTGGGTAGCATTGCTCCAATATTTAGATGTTTTACAATCATAAACTTCAAATTGTTCACGAATTGGAATAAGAACTATTTTATGGTCTTCAAAGTGGAAAAATATTGGATCCAAAAGTTGTGTGATTGGAAAGAAAGTCATATAACTTTTCTATCACGTGGTTCCTGGTCAACAACTTTTATCCGTAATTTCCGAAATCTCTTTTTAGGACTTTGCATTGGCATTCAGAAGGTTATCATTGTATCAAGCAAAATGATGGGGCTCATTCCAACAGTCATTGTAATCTTATTCATGTACTGTTCATATTGTTGGAAGTCGTTGGTGGCAAGGTTATTTAAAATACCTATTGTAGTAGGAAAAGATAATGTGAACCAAGACCTTACTGATTGTGTTTTGCAACTCGAAGATGAAAAGGAGCTTGGTGACAGGACGTTGAACCGCATTTCAAACACTGTGAATAACTTGATCCAAAAGGCGAAGAAGGAACAAAACAAAGATCTTTTGGTGTTTCTCGACACTTCTACTGGATTTAAGGGAGTAGAGAAATTTGACAGTGATCAAGTTGAAGATATAAGTTGTATTAAACTTGCTAACATTTGGAGCTTACCGGTAGTGACTTTAACATGCATTGCCATTTCACTACCCAACATTCCTAAGAAAAATGTTGATAGGTTGCTCAAGAATGTTCGTGCAGGTCTTTCGTATACGCATCAAGTGGAAGAAATCATCAATAATACAAATGAATATGGAAATATACAAAAGGCGGGTATGACCTTGTGGCATGAGGTTGAAGAGAAGTGCATGTGGTTGAATAACACAATGGAAGAAAGCGCTTTTAGAGGAAAAACGCCGGTCGAGATTCTTTAA